The DNA region ATCTTTCTAAAGGATCTAAAATTGCAATAGAGGATTTAAAAAGTATACGTCATTTTGATTTTTTTGAACAAGATTTAAGTGATTTTAAAAGTATAAAAACTCTTTTTGAAAGGGAAAAATTTGACACTGTTGTTCATTTTGCTGCTAGTATCGAAGTTTTTGAGAGCATGCAAAATCCTTTAAAATATTATATGAATAATACTGCAAATACAAGTAATTTAATACAAACTTGTATACAAACAGGGGTGAAGAATTTTATATTTTCTTCAACAGCAGCTACTTATGGAGAGCCTCAAAGTTCTGTTGTAAGTGAAACAAGTGCTTTGATGCCTATTAATCCTTATGGGCGTAGTAAGTTAATGAGTGAAGATATTTTACGCGATGCAAGCATGGCACATCCTGAGTTTAAATATTGTATTTTAAGATATTTTAATGTTGCAGGTGCTTGTATGGATTATAAATTAGGTCAACGTTATGAAAAGGCAACCTTGCTTATAAAAGTTGCAGCTGAATGTGCTGCGAAAAAACGAGATAAAATTTTTATTTTTGGAAATGATTACGATACAAAAGATGGTACTTGTATTAGAGATTTTATTCATGTTGATGATATTTCTAGTGCACATTTAGCAGCTTTAGAATATTTAAAAGATCATGAAAGTAATATTTTTAATGTAGCTTATGGACATGGTTTTAGTGTGAAAGAAGTTATTGAGACTATGAAAAAGGTTAGTGGGGTTGATTTTAAAGTTGAGTTTGCCCCACGTCGCGCTGGAGATCCTAGTGTATTGATTGCTGATGCAAGTAAAATAAGAAGTCTTACTTCTTGGCAGCCAAAATATGATGATTTAGAGCTTATTTGTAAGTCTGCTTTTGAATGGGAAAAACAGTGTTAAGAAAACTTTTTTTTATTTTAAATAAAGAGGATAAAAAATTTTTATTTTTTTTACTTATTTTTTCAGTATTTATTTCTTTTATAGAAACTTTTTCAATTTCTTTGGTAATGCCTTTTATTGCTTTAGCGAGTGATTTTTCTTATTTTGATAAAAATGATTATCTTATTAGGATAAAAGAGTATTTAAATATCCCTATTTTTGAAATTGTTGTTTATTTTGGTATAGGATTGATTATCTTTTACCTTTTTAGATCTTTATTAAATGCTTATTATTTTTATCTTTTGGCAAAATTTTCTAAAGGGCGTTATCATGTTATAGCTTATAAGGTTTTTTCTAGATTTTTAAACATTAATTATGAAAAATTTAGTGCAAAAAATCAATCTGAAGTTTTAAAATCTATAACAGGTGAGGTTTATAATCTAAGTACTATGATTTCATCCTTTTTATTATTAATGAGTGAAATTTTTGTAGTATTTTTACTTTATTCTTTAATGCTTTTTGTTAATTATAAGATCACTTTATTGTTGAGTGTGTTTATGATATTTAATGCTTTTATTTTAGTTAAAATTTTAAGTCCTATTATTAAAAAAGCTGGAAATAAACGTGAAGAATCTATGAAAAATTTTTTTGAAATTTTAAATACTAATTTGAATAATTTTAAATTTATTAAACTTAAAACCAAAGAAGAAGGAGTGTTAAGCCTTTTTAAAAAACAAAGTGAAGTTTTTTCTAGGGCAAATATTATTAATGAAAGTATAGGAGCTATTCCTAGGATTTATCTTGAAGGCATGGGCTTTTGTGTTTTGGTTTTTATTGTGGTTTTTTTGGTTTTAAAAAATGAGGGTGATATTTCTGGAATTTTATCTACAATTTCTATTTTTGTTTTAGCTCTTTATCGTTTAATGCCAAGTGCTAATCGCATTATTACAAGTTATCATGATTTATTGTATTATTATCCTTCTTTAAATATTATTTATCAAAATTTGCAACAAGAAGAAGAAAATTTAGGGGAAGAAAAGATTGATTTTAATAAAGAGTTAAAAATTGATAATCTTAGTTTTGCTTATGAGGGTAAAAAATATTTATTTAAAAATTTAAATTTAAAGATTAAAAAAGGTGAAAAAATTGCTTTTGTTGGAGAAAGTGGCTGTGGAAAAAGTACTTTAGTAGATCTTATTATTGGACTTTTAAAACCTAAAGAAGGACAAATTTTCATTGATGATCAAGAATTAAGTGCAAAAAATGTTAAAAATTATCGTCAAAAAATAGGTTATATTCCTCAAAATATTTATCTTTTTAATGATAGTATTGCTAAAAATATTACTTTTGGAGATAAAATTGATGAAAAAAGACTTTATGAGGTTATTAAACAAGCTAATTTAGAAGATTTTATCAAAAGTCTAGAACAAGGGGTATATACTAAAGTAGGTGATGGGGGTAATAATTTAAGTGGGGGACAAAAACAACGCATTGCTATAGCAAGGGCTTTGTATTTAAAACCTGAAATTTTGGTCCTTGATGAAGCAACTTCAGCACTTGATATTCAAAGTGAAGCAAAAATTATGGATGAGCTTTATAAAATTTCAAAAGATAAAACTATGATAGTTATCGCTCACCGTCTTTCGACAATAAAAGAATGTGATAGGATTTATTGTTTGGATCAAGGTGAACTTAAAGAGGGGAAATAGTGATGAAAATAAGTTTTATTATAGCAACTTTAAATTCTGGTGGAGCTGAACGTGTTTTGGTAACTTTAGCAAATGCATTTTGCAAAGAACATGAAGTAAGTATTATTAAATTTCATCCAGAAAATTCTTTTTATAAGCTTGAAGAAAATATTAAAATTATTACTTTGAAGCAATTTAGATTTGATAGCTTGTATCATAAAATTTTTAGTCGTTTTAAAAAAATATTTGCCCTAAGAAAAGCTTTAAAAGAAAGCGAAGCCGATATTTTTATTTCTTTTTTAGATACAACAAATATTGCCTGTATTGTTGCGAGTTTGGGGCTTAAAATTCCTTTAATTATTTGCGAACATAGTAATAAAGCTTATTTAAAATCTAAAATTTGGTATTTTTTAAGACGCATAAGTTATCCTTTTTGTGATGCTTTAACTGTGCTTGGAAATGATGATAAAAAATATTATGAAAAATTTGTTAAAAATGTAAGAGTATTGCTTAATCCTTGCCATTTTAGCGATGCTGTTTTTTTAGATTCTGATTTGAAAAAAGAAAATTTAGTTTTATTTATCGGGCGCCTAGATCAAAATAAAAATCCTGCAATGTTTTTAAAGGCTATAGCCCATTTAGATAAAATTTTGCAAGAAAGTTGTGAATTTATTGTAGTAGGAGATGGGCAATTAAAACAAGAGCTTGAATATAAGGCAAAATCTTTAAAAATAAGAGTTAAATTTTTAGGTCATATTGAAAATGTTCAAGTTCTTTA from Campylobacter hepaticus includes:
- the galE gene encoding UDP-glucose 4-epimerase GalE; the protein is MKILISGGAGYIGSHTLRQFLKTDYEISVLDNLSKGSKIAIEDLKSIRHFDFFEQDLSDFKSIKTLFEREKFDTVVHFAASIEVFESMQNPLKYYMNNTANTSNLIQTCIQTGVKNFIFSSTAATYGEPQSSVVSETSALMPINPYGRSKLMSEDILRDASMAHPEFKYCILRYFNVAGACMDYKLGQRYEKATLLIKVAAECAAKKRDKIFIFGNDYDTKDGTCIRDFIHVDDISSAHLAALEYLKDHESNIFNVAYGHGFSVKEVIETMKKVSGVDFKVEFAPRRAGDPSVLIADASKIRSLTSWQPKYDDLELICKSAFEWEKQC
- a CDS encoding ABC transporter ATP-binding protein; this encodes MLRKLFFILNKEDKKFLFFLLIFSVFISFIETFSISLVMPFIALASDFSYFDKNDYLIRIKEYLNIPIFEIVVYFGIGLIIFYLFRSLLNAYYFYLLAKFSKGRYHVIAYKVFSRFLNINYEKFSAKNQSEVLKSITGEVYNLSTMISSFLLLMSEIFVVFLLYSLMLFVNYKITLLLSVFMIFNAFILVKILSPIIKKAGNKREESMKNFFEILNTNLNNFKFIKLKTKEEGVLSLFKKQSEVFSRANIINESIGAIPRIYLEGMGFCVLVFIVVFLVLKNEGDISGILSTISIFVLALYRLMPSANRIITSYHDLLYYYPSLNIIYQNLQQEEENLGEEKIDFNKELKIDNLSFAYEGKKYLFKNLNLKIKKGEKIAFVGESGCGKSTLVDLIIGLLKPKEGQIFIDDQELSAKNVKNYRQKIGYIPQNIYLFNDSIAKNITFGDKIDEKRLYEVIKQANLEDFIKSLEQGVYTKVGDGGNNLSGGQKQRIAIARALYLKPEILVLDEATSALDIQSEAKIMDELYKISKDKTMIVIAHRLSTIKECDRIYCLDQGELKEGK
- a CDS encoding glycosyltransferase; its protein translation is MMKISFIIATLNSGGAERVLVTLANAFCKEHEVSIIKFHPENSFYKLEENIKIITLKQFRFDSLYHKIFSRFKKIFALRKALKESEADIFISFLDTTNIACIVASLGLKIPLIICEHSNKAYLKSKIWYFLRRISYPFCDALTVLGNDDKKYYEKFVKNVRVLLNPCHFSDAVFLDSDLKKENLVLFIGRLDQNKNPAMFLKAIAHLDKILQESCEFIVVGDGQLKQELEYKAKSLKIRVKFLGHIENVQVLYERAKILCLCSFMEGLPTVLIESLYFEVCRISSTYYSGAKDLIRHDYDGFLVACDDEIALAKKIEFVLKNEYLRKKIVLNAKKRCKDFEILNIKNQWLELINEVKNA